GACCCCGTTCGTGCCGTGGAATGCCTTCCCCTTCTTCGCTTCGTGTCCATCGAACGTTCCATCGCCATCTTCAGCCCCGGTTTGCTTGGCGGATCGCTGGTCAAAACAATCCAGCAGCGCATGCCAGGCATGGAAATCCGCGTCTGGGCACGCCGTGAGGACGCCGTGCAGGAGGTCAGGCGGGAGCTGCCCGCCGTCACTGCCTCCACCGACATTGCCGAAACCATTCGAGACGCTTCTCTGGCCGTGCTGTGCATGCCGATCCAGCACATGCCGGACATCGCACGCCAGATCGCCTCATGCGACCTGGCGGATGATTTGATCGTGACCGACGTGGGCAGTGTGAAAGGCAGCGTTGTGACTGCGCTGGAGCCGGTCTTTGCGGGAACCAAGGCCGCCTTCCTCGGCAGTCATCCCATGGCAGGATCGCAGCGCACCGGCCTCGCGCATGCGAGCGGGGATCTGTTTCATCGTGCCGCCTGCCTGCTCACGCCGACCGCAAGCACGCAGCGTGCGCACCTCGACCGTCTGCGCGCGTTCTGGATCAAGCTTGGCTGCCGTGTGCGTGAGATGACGCCGCAGGAACACGATCACTGCGTGGCCCGCATCTCCCATCTGCCGCATACCATGGCCGTGCTGACCACGCTTGCCGCCCTCGGCAAGGACGCCAGCGTGCTCGACAGTTCCGCCGGCGGTTTTCGCGACAC
Above is a genomic segment from Prosthecobacter sp. containing:
- a CDS encoding prephenate dehydrogenase/arogenate dehydrogenase family protein; translated protein: MSIERSIAIFSPGLLGGSLVKTIQQRMPGMEIRVWARREDAVQEVRRELPAVTASTDIAETIRDASLAVLCMPIQHMPDIARQIASCDLADDLIVTDVGSVKGSVVTALEPVFAGTKAAFLGSHPMAGSQRTGLAHASGDLFHRAACLLTPTASTQRAHLDRLRAFWIKLGCRVREMTPQEHDHCVARISHLPHTMAVLTTLAALGKDASVLDSSAGGFRDTTRVAGGDPEMWAGILLQNRTEVIAALQDASGALRELLEMLQSMDEEALRRFLTQAKALRDLLPAV